Proteins from a single region of Corvus hawaiiensis isolate bCorHaw1 chromosome 6, bCorHaw1.pri.cur, whole genome shotgun sequence:
- the LOC125327274 gene encoding SITS-binding protein-like isoform X2: MPLSRHTGQIPESTWTLGFREMTEPWKGAVGCLGVAVFFAMTIGIISWQAVEQSPEEWVLRGRDAGMLWERGRGALLLRALPAGRPVLAIAVGSVPATEPPPPRDRCWHDGGQFCYSWEEDAELRLSLEPPAAPGTECYGVRWTPLRPDLTLKDCFSMANVSWYGGPSIRAQRWPLNDAESPAQPLVSGNLGTNPEGFGPVLERYFLGSTGVTVTVAPDVPLLLSVESHRQFCLETPAGRAEPLHYQLCVSADMAAARRHAASAPAGAARTLPDTALLPSPIWRYHGPEGSAAKIKRGLRSLVRRLKRHRLQEGVVALGERGTAVLAAADLVPSERRKRQAPALVEPLELSITLSPYAGVTSPLFLRSLRGGEAAGYWLSRQPRPGGSSIPLLTTWKGQLCARLNVTSEAALGWYLARARRLQQALGATYVAFEGVEGNSFLEQDVPAPAELAGDGYTEVLAAALATLGNGTISAGTRSSHLPLFVQMSPLRSDWSHAGLKGLIPSVLHYSLLGYNFFIPDAVGGSVAGATPQDPELFVRWLQIVTFLPVMAFGTPPWLCCDAWVVNLTRQCIQRHQDFVVPLLLKYSEEWQSLGYPIFRPAWWLSPMDPVAFTIEDEFLIGDEVLVAPITEKGQTWRDIYLPGEGHLWLDTNTARVFDGGTTLRNYSASLAEVPVFVKTS; encoded by the exons ATGCCCCTCTCCCGCCACACCGGCCAAATCCCGGAGTCCACCTGGACCTTGGGCTTCAGGGAGATGACGGAGCCCTGGAAAGGCGCCGTGGGCTGCCTCGGCGTGGCCGTCTTCTTCGCCATGACCATCGGCATCATCTCGTGGCAGGCAGTGGAGCAGTCCCcggaggagtgggtgctgcggggccgggatgcagggatgctgtgggagcGCGGCCGCGGGGCGCTGCTGCTGCGGGCGCTGCCGGCCGGCCGGCCCGTGCTGGCCATCGCCGTGGGCAGCGTGCCGGCCACCgagcccccgccgccccgggacCGCTGCTGGCACGACGGCGGCCAGTTCTGCTATTCCTGGGAGGAGGACGCCGAGCTCCGGCTCTCCCTGGAGCCGCCGGCAGCCCCCGGCACCGAGTGCTACGGCGTCCGCTGGACCCCGCTGCGCCCCGACTTGACCCTGAAG GATTGTTTTTCCATGGCCAATGTCTCCTGGTATGGAGGGCCAAGCATCCGTGCCCAGCGCTGGCCCCTCAACGACGCCGAGAGCCCCGCACAGCCCTTGGTCAGCGGCAACCTTGGCACAAACCCCGAGGGCTTCGGGCCTGTCCTGGAGAGGTACTTCCTGGGATCCACAG GAGTGACGGTGACGGTGGCTCCCGACGTGCCCCTGCTCCTGTCTGTGGAGAGCCACAGGCAGTTCTGCCTGGAGACGCCGGCGGGCCGCGCGGAGCCCCTGCACTACCAGCTCTGCGTCAGCGCCGACATGGCGGCCGCCCGCCGGCACGCGGCCAGCGCTCCGGCAGGAGCGGCTCGGACACTGCCGGACACCGCGCTCCTGCC GTCTCCGATCTGGCGGTACCACGGCCCGGAGGGTTCCGCCGCCAAAATCAAGCGAGGCCTGAGATCGCTGGTGAGGAGGCTGAAGCGGCATCGCCTTCAGGAGGGCGTCGTGGCCCTGGGGGAACGCGGCACCGCCGTCCTCGCCGCCGCG GACCTTGTGCCCTCGGAGCGCAGGAAGCGGCAGGCCCCGGCGCTGGTGGAGCCCCTGGAGCTCTCCATCACGCTGTCCCCGTACGCTGGCGTCACCTCCCCGCTCTTCCTGCGCTCCCTGCGCGGCGGCGAGGCCGCGGGATACTGGCTCAGCCGCCAGCCCCGACCCGGGGGCAGCTCG ATCCCACTGCTGACCACCTGGAAAGGGCAGCTCTGCGCCCGCCTGAACGTCACCAGCGAGGCGGCGCTGGGTTGGTACCTGGCTCGTGCCCGGCGCCTGCAGCAAGCGCTGGGGGCCACCTACGTGGCCTTCGAGGGAGTCGAGGGCAATTCCTTCCTGGAGCAGGACGTCCCTGCTCCCGCCGAGCTGGCGGGTGACGGATACACCgaggtgctggcagcagcgCTGGCAACGCTGGGCAATGGCACCATCAGTGCCGGGACCAG ATCCAGTCACCTCCCACTGTTTGTCCAGATGAGCCCGCTGCGCTCCGACTGGAGCCATGCGGGGCTGAAGGGGCTCATCCCCTCCGTGCTGCACTACAGCCTCCTGGGCTACAACTTCTTCATCCCTGATGCAGTAG GAGGGAGCGTGGCCGGAGCCACCCCGCAGGACCCGGAGCTATTTGTGAGGTGGCTGCAGATTGTGACATTCCTGCCCGTGATGGCCTTTGGGACCCcgccctggctctgctgtgatGCCTGG GTCGTGAATCTGACCCGCCAGTGCATCCAGAGGCACCAGGACTTCGTTGTGCCGCTGCTCCTAAAATACAGTGAGGAGTGGCAGAGTTTGGGATACCCCATCTTCCGGCCTGCCTGGTGGCTCAGCCCCATGGATCCAGTCGCCTTCACCATAGAGGATGAGTTTCTCATTGGAGATGAG GTCCTGGTTGCCCCAATAACAGAAAAGGGACAAACATGGAGGGATATCTACCTGCCGGGAGAGGGGCACCTCTGGCTGGACACCAACACTGCCCGAGTGTTTGATGGAGGCACCACCCTCAGGAATTACTCTGCCAGCCTGGCCGAGGTGCCAGTGTTTGTGAAGACCTCCTGA
- the LOC125327274 gene encoding SITS-binding protein-like isoform X1, protein MKVSPRVSRRSSRFPWARPAPRPCARAVLLCALPQRFSREEREETERGRCIPSFLYPPWDVFLHPWLFAAASKLSGEVMPNPTEQRGLERGPGSRCPWPRLPVGLRATCVLLLLLLLLLLLLGVTGCCWLRQEAEPPGLGAEPLSPSPAVEKFTVEEAAEGTPLTSGSGQRERSCSFPSFKPFFNLTGFGACFWSYPRGSFGAIPEDRVELSQRVFFPVLLQEGREAEPQHPCDRTMPLSRHTGQIPESTWTLGFREMTEPWKGAVGCLGVAVFFAMTIGIISWQAVEQSPEEWVLRGRDAGMLWERGRGALLLRALPAGRPVLAIAVGSVPATEPPPPRDRCWHDGGQFCYSWEEDAELRLSLEPPAAPGTECYGVRWTPLRPDLTLKDCFSMANVSWYGGPSIRAQRWPLNDAESPAQPLVSGNLGTNPEGFGPVLERYFLGSTGVTVTVAPDVPLLLSVESHRQFCLETPAGRAEPLHYQLCVSADMAAARRHAASAPAGAARTLPDTALLPSPIWRYHGPEGSAAKIKRGLRSLVRRLKRHRLQEGVVALGERGTAVLAAADLVPSERRKRQAPALVEPLELSITLSPYAGVTSPLFLRSLRGGEAAGYWLSRQPRPGGSSIPLLTTWKGQLCARLNVTSEAALGWYLARARRLQQALGATYVAFEGVEGNSFLEQDVPAPAELAGDGYTEVLAAALATLGNGTISAGTRSSHLPLFVQMSPLRSDWSHAGLKGLIPSVLHYSLLGYNFFIPDAVGGSVAGATPQDPELFVRWLQIVTFLPVMAFGTPPWLCCDAWVVNLTRQCIQRHQDFVVPLLLKYSEEWQSLGYPIFRPAWWLSPMDPVAFTIEDEFLIGDEVLVAPITEKGQTWRDIYLPGEGHLWLDTNTARVFDGGTTLRNYSASLAEVPVFVKTS, encoded by the exons ATGAAGGTGTCACCACGGGTGAGCCGGCGGAGCAGCAGGTTCCCTTGGGCTCGCCCAGCGCCCAGACCCTGCGCACGGGCGGTTTTGCTCTGTGCATTACCCCAACGCTTTtccagggaagagagagaggagacgGAAAGAGGACGTTGCATCCCCTCCTTTCTCTACCCACCCTGGGATGTTTTCCTGCACCCCTGGCTGTTTGCTGCCGCTTCCAAACTGAGCGGGGAAGTGATGCCAAACCCCACGGAGCAGCGGGGGCTGGAGCGCGGCCCCGGTTCCCGTTGCCCGTGGCCCCGTCTCCCCGTCGGGCTCCGGGCCACGtgtgtcctcctcctcctcctcctcctcctcctcctcctcctcggtgtcactgggtgctgctggctgcgccAAGAGGCTGAGCCCCCGGGTTTGGGGGCTGAGCCACTGTCACCGAGCCCAGCAGTGGAGAAATTTACCgtggaggaagctgcagaagggACTCCTCTTACCTCGGGATCAGGGCAGAGAGAACGGAGTTGcagctttccttcttttaaaccattttttaatttaactggGTTTGGTGCATGCTTTTGGAGCTATCCCAGAGGATCTTTTGGAGCTATCCCAGAAGATCGTGTGGAGCTGTCCCAGagggttttctttcctgtgctgctgcaggaaggcagAGAAGCGGAGCCACAGCATCCCTGCGATCGCACCATGCCCCTCTCCCGCCACACCGGCCAAATCCCGGAGTCCACCTGGACCTTGGGCTTCAGGGAGATGACGGAGCCCTGGAAAGGCGCCGTGGGCTGCCTCGGCGTGGCCGTCTTCTTCGCCATGACCATCGGCATCATCTCGTGGCAGGCAGTGGAGCAGTCCCcggaggagtgggtgctgcggggccgggatgcagggatgctgtgggagcGCGGCCGCGGGGCGCTGCTGCTGCGGGCGCTGCCGGCCGGCCGGCCCGTGCTGGCCATCGCCGTGGGCAGCGTGCCGGCCACCgagcccccgccgccccgggacCGCTGCTGGCACGACGGCGGCCAGTTCTGCTATTCCTGGGAGGAGGACGCCGAGCTCCGGCTCTCCCTGGAGCCGCCGGCAGCCCCCGGCACCGAGTGCTACGGCGTCCGCTGGACCCCGCTGCGCCCCGACTTGACCCTGAAG GATTGTTTTTCCATGGCCAATGTCTCCTGGTATGGAGGGCCAAGCATCCGTGCCCAGCGCTGGCCCCTCAACGACGCCGAGAGCCCCGCACAGCCCTTGGTCAGCGGCAACCTTGGCACAAACCCCGAGGGCTTCGGGCCTGTCCTGGAGAGGTACTTCCTGGGATCCACAG GAGTGACGGTGACGGTGGCTCCCGACGTGCCCCTGCTCCTGTCTGTGGAGAGCCACAGGCAGTTCTGCCTGGAGACGCCGGCGGGCCGCGCGGAGCCCCTGCACTACCAGCTCTGCGTCAGCGCCGACATGGCGGCCGCCCGCCGGCACGCGGCCAGCGCTCCGGCAGGAGCGGCTCGGACACTGCCGGACACCGCGCTCCTGCC GTCTCCGATCTGGCGGTACCACGGCCCGGAGGGTTCCGCCGCCAAAATCAAGCGAGGCCTGAGATCGCTGGTGAGGAGGCTGAAGCGGCATCGCCTTCAGGAGGGCGTCGTGGCCCTGGGGGAACGCGGCACCGCCGTCCTCGCCGCCGCG GACCTTGTGCCCTCGGAGCGCAGGAAGCGGCAGGCCCCGGCGCTGGTGGAGCCCCTGGAGCTCTCCATCACGCTGTCCCCGTACGCTGGCGTCACCTCCCCGCTCTTCCTGCGCTCCCTGCGCGGCGGCGAGGCCGCGGGATACTGGCTCAGCCGCCAGCCCCGACCCGGGGGCAGCTCG ATCCCACTGCTGACCACCTGGAAAGGGCAGCTCTGCGCCCGCCTGAACGTCACCAGCGAGGCGGCGCTGGGTTGGTACCTGGCTCGTGCCCGGCGCCTGCAGCAAGCGCTGGGGGCCACCTACGTGGCCTTCGAGGGAGTCGAGGGCAATTCCTTCCTGGAGCAGGACGTCCCTGCTCCCGCCGAGCTGGCGGGTGACGGATACACCgaggtgctggcagcagcgCTGGCAACGCTGGGCAATGGCACCATCAGTGCCGGGACCAG ATCCAGTCACCTCCCACTGTTTGTCCAGATGAGCCCGCTGCGCTCCGACTGGAGCCATGCGGGGCTGAAGGGGCTCATCCCCTCCGTGCTGCACTACAGCCTCCTGGGCTACAACTTCTTCATCCCTGATGCAGTAG GAGGGAGCGTGGCCGGAGCCACCCCGCAGGACCCGGAGCTATTTGTGAGGTGGCTGCAGATTGTGACATTCCTGCCCGTGATGGCCTTTGGGACCCcgccctggctctgctgtgatGCCTGG GTCGTGAATCTGACCCGCCAGTGCATCCAGAGGCACCAGGACTTCGTTGTGCCGCTGCTCCTAAAATACAGTGAGGAGTGGCAGAGTTTGGGATACCCCATCTTCCGGCCTGCCTGGTGGCTCAGCCCCATGGATCCAGTCGCCTTCACCATAGAGGATGAGTTTCTCATTGGAGATGAG GTCCTGGTTGCCCCAATAACAGAAAAGGGACAAACATGGAGGGATATCTACCTGCCGGGAGAGGGGCACCTCTGGCTGGACACCAACACTGCCCGAGTGTTTGATGGAGGCACCACCCTCAGGAATTACTCTGCCAGCCTGGCCGAGGTGCCAGTGTTTGTGAAGACCTCCTGA